Genomic segment of Chloroflexota bacterium:
GCCTGAGGGTCTTTACTGAGAAAGCGTTTGCTTTCGAAGGGTAGAGACAGGGGCAGGCCGAATGAACAGCAGAAGATCTACCAAGAAGTCCCTGATTTCATTTGTCCTTTATTTCATTCTTGGTACTGTATTCCTTGCCGCATCTGCAGAAAAGGCACAAGCCCTGTCATTCAGCGCGGCGGTGAACTATGCGGTCAGATAGTGAAGTGAAATGACATAGGAATCGGGCCATTTGCATCTTGTCAGGGGGGATGGCCAGGACGTAGAATAGAGTTATTGACAATAGATATAGGAGTCCATATTGTGTTAATACCTGAGCCGACTACCCCCTTGACGAGAGATGTGGATCAGCACCCCCGGTATGAGATCCGTCTCCTGATCGTTGATGATTCGGAAGACGACGCCCTGGCCGTGGTTAACGAATTGAAGCGGGGCGGCTATTCCACCACTTTTGAAAGGGTTGACACAGTTGATGCTATGATCGCTGCCCTGAAGAATGGGCACTGGGACGTCATAGTGTCCGAATATATCATGCCATCATTCAGCGGTCTGGCGGCATTGAATCTGTTCAAAGCAAGCAGCCTTAACCTGCCATTCATACTGGTGTCAGGCAAGATTGGTGAAGACAAGGCAGTGGAAGCCATGAAGGCCGGGGCAACCGACTACGTTATGAAGGATAAACTGAGCCGCCTTGTCCCTGCCATTGAACGTGAGTTGGGTGAAGCGAAGGTGCAAAGAGAGCGCAGAAAGGGAACAGAGGCCCTACAGCGCCAGGAACAGCGATTCCGGGCGCTCATAGAGAACGCCTCGGATGCTATCGCGATATTGGACGACAAGGGGACGATACTCTATGAAAGCCCATCTGTAGAAAAGATACTCGAAAGGAAACCCTCACAGTTGGAGGGGATGAGCTTCCCTGATCTCATCCACCCAGGTGATATGCAGCAAGCTATGTCCCTCTTTGAATCCCTGATAGAGAATCCC
This window contains:
- a CDS encoding PAS domain S-box protein — its product is MLIPEPTTPLTRDVDQHPRYEIRLLIVDDSEDDALAVVNELKRGGYSTTFERVDTVDAMIAALKNGHWDVIVSEYIMPSFSGLAALNLFKASSLNLPFILVSGKIGEDKAVEAMKAGATDYVMKDKLSRLVPAIERELGEAKVQRERRKGTEALQRQEQRFRALIENASDAIAILDDKGTILYESPSVEKILERKPSQLEGMSFPDLIHPGDMQQAMSLFESLIENPGKPIDSQLRIKRKDGSWRTVEAKALNLLRDPGVKGIVINYRDITDRKGLEQQARERMKELQAFYSLAEINEREGITLDQLYQEFTNILPKSWLYPEIACARIAIGASEFRTKNFMDSAWKQSAPVKVNGAVVGRVEVGYLEERPEEGEGPFLKEERLLIDAIAERLGRVAERKQAEEALRKSEARYRLLAENVLDVIWVTDMNMRPTYLSPSITGLLGYS